Genomic window (bacterium):
CCGGCGGCGATGTAGGGAGGCATCGCCGGATCCCATTCGGCGGTGATCATGAGGCAGGGAAGGTCGAGTTTCTTCTTTCCGACCTCAGGCAAGCGCGCAGCATTGCGATCGATATTCCGATACCAGTTGATCCCGCCGCGGAAGCTGGCGCGTTGGTAGGTACGCGTATAGTGGTCCAGTTCGGCCGGGGTCAGCAGCGCCTCACCGATCGCACTGATTGCGTCGATCTTGAGGAAGGGATTGAACTTGACGTCATCCCGGATGGCCTGGGCGACGGCCTGCTCCACGGAGACATCGCGTCGCATCAACTTCTCGAAGACGATTCGCGTGCGCGGGTCGACGAAACGCTCTGCGACACCCGGCTCCTGGAACCAGAGCGTGTAGGCCTCGTCGTCTTCACCGACCAGCGTGCGATAGTGCGCAGTCGTGGGAACCGGGAAGTTCGGCGTATTGACCCCGATCACGCCGAGGGTTCTCTCCGGGTAGAGGACCGGCATGGCCCACGCGACGAAGCCGCCCCAATCGTGTCCCGCGAAGACGGCCTTGTCGATTCCGAGTGCGTCGAGCAGCCCTGCCATGTCCGCGGTCAGATGCTCGAGGTCGAAGTCTTCGATCGCATCGGGCGAATCGCTCGCGCCATAGCCACGCATATCCGGGGCGATGGCGCGAAAGCCCGCCTCGGCCAGTGTGGCCAGCTGGTGGTTCCAGGAGTAGCCGAGTTCCGGAAAGCCATGACACAACACGACGGC
Coding sequences:
- a CDS encoding alpha/beta hydrolase, whose protein sequence is MKPFPDAKRVRLPRHQGTMDAEIDAITLSVHEAGKGPAVVLCHGFPELGYSWNHQLATLAEAGFRAIAPDMRGYGASDSPDAIEDFDLEHLTADMAGLLDALGIDKAVFAGHDWGGFVAWAMPVLYPERTLGVIGVNTPNFPVPTTAHYRTLVGEDDEAYTLWFQEPGVAERFVDPRTRIVFEKLMRRDVSVEQAVAQAIRDDVKFNPFLKIDAISAIGEALLTPAELDHYTRTYQRASFRGGINWYRNIDRNAARLPEVGKKKLDLPCLMITAEWDPAMPPYIAAGTPDLCSDLEMHMIQGCGHWTQQEKPEELSTLMLDWLTRRFG